In a genomic window of Micromonospora cremea:
- a CDS encoding ParA family protein has protein sequence MVADVPVASAESLAAVAADPTYVSRETPTREEDDPPLAMEAMRAVQILNPSGEVTMPRPDRTRVMCVANQKGGVGKTTTTVNLAVALALHGNRVLVVDLDPQGNASTGLNVPHHTGIPDVYDCLINSVPLAEVAQAVEGIPNLWCVPATIDLAGAEIELVSVVARESRLDRAIAAYPGQFDYVFIDCPPSLGLLTVNALVAAQEVLIPIQCEYYALEGLNQLINNINLVRQHLNPKLDVSTILLTMYDRRTRLADAVEQDVRNHFGDKVLQAVIPRNVRVSEAPSYGQSVMTYDPGSRGATSYFEAAQEIAERGVKEPVGRNA, from the coding sequence GTGGTTGCCGACGTGCCGGTCGCGTCAGCCGAGTCACTGGCTGCCGTGGCGGCCGACCCCACGTACGTTTCACGTGAAACCCCGACGCGCGAAGAGGATGACCCACCGTTGGCTATGGAGGCGATGCGCGCCGTGCAGATCCTGAATCCCAGTGGCGAGGTGACCATGCCTCGGCCGGACCGGACCCGGGTCATGTGCGTCGCGAACCAGAAGGGCGGCGTGGGTAAGACCACGACCACGGTCAACCTTGCGGTGGCACTCGCCCTGCACGGCAACCGGGTGCTCGTGGTGGACCTCGACCCGCAGGGCAACGCCTCGACCGGCCTCAACGTCCCGCACCACACCGGCATACCCGACGTGTACGACTGCCTGATCAACAGCGTGCCGCTGGCCGAGGTGGCGCAGGCGGTCGAGGGCATCCCCAACCTGTGGTGCGTACCCGCGACGATCGACCTGGCCGGCGCGGAGATCGAGCTGGTGTCGGTGGTGGCGCGGGAGTCGCGCCTCGACCGGGCGATCGCCGCCTACCCGGGGCAGTTCGACTACGTCTTCATCGACTGCCCGCCCTCGCTCGGCCTGCTCACGGTCAACGCCCTGGTCGCCGCGCAGGAGGTGCTGATCCCGATCCAGTGCGAGTACTACGCCCTGGAGGGGCTCAACCAGCTGATCAACAACATCAACCTGGTGCGGCAACACCTCAACCCCAAGCTCGACGTCTCGACCATCCTGCTGACGATGTACGACCGCCGGACCCGCCTGGCGGACGCGGTCGAGCAGGACGTCCGGAACCACTTCGGCGACAAGGTGCTCCAGGCGGTCATCCCCCGCAACGTCCGGGTCTCCGAGGCACCCAGCTACGGCCAGTCGGTGATGACCTACGATCCCGGTTCGCGCGGCGCCACGAGTTACTTCGAGGCCGCCCAGGAAATCGCCGAGCGGGGCGTCAAGGAGCCGGTGGGCCGGAATGCGTAG
- the rsmG gene encoding 16S rRNA (guanine(527)-N(7))-methyltransferase RsmG, which translates to MPPELAPAALTLFGDRLDVAAAYAELLATDGVVRGLIGPREAPRIWDRHLLNCAAVAERIPADATVLDVGSGAGLPGLVLAIARPDLTVTLIEPLARRTSFLIEVVERLGLTRSVRVFRGRADEAASGSSGREPISGDVVTARAVAPLDRLAAWSLPLAVRGGRLLALKGASAAEEINEHAAVVERLGGGEPSVQLCGVGVIDPPATVVEIVRERMVGPPRPAASKRSRSGRPRRR; encoded by the coding sequence CTGCCGCCCGAGCTGGCGCCGGCTGCCCTGACCCTCTTCGGCGATCGGCTCGACGTGGCCGCCGCGTACGCCGAGCTGCTGGCCACCGACGGAGTGGTCCGCGGTCTGATCGGCCCCCGGGAGGCCCCCCGGATCTGGGACCGGCACCTGCTGAACTGCGCCGCGGTCGCCGAGCGGATCCCCGCAGACGCGACCGTGCTCGACGTCGGCTCCGGCGCCGGTCTGCCCGGCCTGGTCCTGGCCATCGCGCGCCCCGACCTGACGGTGACCCTGATCGAGCCGCTCGCCCGACGGACGTCGTTCCTGATCGAGGTCGTCGAGCGTCTCGGCCTGACCAGATCGGTGCGGGTGTTCCGAGGGCGGGCCGATGAAGCGGCCAGTGGATCGAGTGGCCGGGAACCCATCAGCGGGGACGTGGTGACCGCCCGTGCCGTCGCGCCACTGGACCGACTGGCGGCCTGGAGCCTGCCGCTGGCGGTGCGCGGCGGGCGGCTGCTGGCGCTCAAGGGCGCGTCCGCCGCCGAGGAGATCAACGAGCACGCCGCGGTGGTGGAGCGGCTCGGCGGCGGAGAGCCGAGCGTGCAGCTCTGCGGCGTCGGTGTGATCGATCCACCTGCCACCGTCGTGGAGATCGTCCGTGAGCGGATGGTCGGTCCGCCTCGCCCGGCCGCCAGCAAGCGCTCCCGGAGCGGGCGGCCACGCCGCCGTTGA
- a CDS encoding protein jag: MDDDIEADDDTEADDDTEATEATAGGREKKTAGEGELFRQSEIAADYVEGLLDILDYDGDIDELVAGGRPMVEVVGARLQNLVGQRGATLEALQELTRLAVFRQTGTPSRLLLDVGGYRANRRKELAAVAKNAVEKVKEYGEPVQLEPMSAFERKCVHDVVNAMSGVVSESEGVEPSRRIVVRPAD; encoded by the coding sequence GTGGACGACGACATCGAGGCCGATGACGACACGGAGGCCGACGACGACACCGAGGCCACCGAGGCCACCGCCGGCGGCCGGGAGAAGAAGACCGCGGGCGAGGGCGAACTGTTCCGGCAGAGCGAGATCGCGGCGGACTACGTCGAAGGCCTGCTCGACATCCTCGACTACGACGGCGACATCGACGAGCTGGTCGCCGGCGGCCGGCCGATGGTCGAGGTGGTCGGTGCCCGGCTGCAGAACCTGGTCGGTCAGCGCGGGGCCACCCTGGAGGCGCTCCAGGAGCTGACCCGGCTCGCCGTCTTCCGGCAGACCGGTACCCCGAGCCGCCTGCTGCTGGACGTCGGCGGCTACCGGGCGAACCGCCGCAAGGAGCTCGCCGCGGTGGCCAAGAACGCGGTTGAGAAGGTCAAGGAGTACGGCGAGCCGGTCCAGCTGGAGCCGATGTCCGCGTTCGAGCGCAAGTGCGTCCACGACGTGGTCAACGCCATGTCCGGCGTGGTGAGCGAGTCCGAGGGCGTCGAGCCGAGCCGGCGCATCGTCGTACGGCCAGCGGACTGA
- the yidC gene encoding membrane protein insertase YidC — MSLDWIYYAISWILLTWHSAWDAIGVPVNAVIGTNFAWILAIVFLVVTVRVILFPVFVKQIKSQRAMQALQPKVKELQEKHKGDRETLQKEMMELYRKEKANPLMGCLPMFLQIPVFLGLFHVLRRLDPAKQSKTLYGWTADQFESASQAKLFTAPIAGKFGSTADELARLGANGTTVKIIAGILVLVMIATTYLTSRQMILKTGWAEDPQQRMIQRLMLYGIPASLLISGAIFPIGVIIYWVTNNLFTLGQQQWVLRKFPPPVTATKATTPAARNPVQPAKSGGLFGRGKSAPPAPVKATAPKVAGPKPGAKPVNPKKSRPAKRQG, encoded by the coding sequence TTGAGTCTCGACTGGATCTACTACGCGATTTCGTGGATCCTGCTGACCTGGCACTCTGCCTGGGACGCCATCGGGGTGCCCGTCAACGCGGTGATCGGCACCAACTTCGCCTGGATCCTGGCCATCGTCTTCCTGGTCGTCACGGTCCGGGTGATCCTGTTCCCGGTCTTCGTCAAGCAGATCAAGTCGCAGCGGGCGATGCAGGCGCTTCAGCCCAAGGTCAAGGAGCTGCAGGAGAAGCACAAGGGTGACCGGGAGACGCTCCAGAAGGAGATGATGGAGCTCTACCGGAAGGAAAAGGCCAACCCGCTCATGGGCTGCCTTCCGATGTTCCTCCAGATCCCCGTCTTCCTCGGCCTCTTCCACGTGCTGCGTCGGCTCGACCCGGCCAAGCAGAGCAAGACCCTCTACGGCTGGACGGCCGACCAGTTCGAGAGCGCCTCGCAGGCGAAGCTCTTCACCGCTCCGATCGCCGGCAAGTTCGGCTCCACGGCCGACGAGCTGGCCCGCCTCGGCGCCAACGGCACCACGGTCAAGATCATTGCCGGCATCCTGGTCCTGGTGATGATCGCCACCACCTACCTGACCAGCCGTCAGATGATCCTCAAGACCGGCTGGGCGGAGGACCCGCAGCAGCGGATGATCCAGCGGCTGATGCTCTACGGCATCCCCGCGTCGCTGTTGATCTCCGGCGCGATCTTCCCCATCGGCGTGATCATCTACTGGGTCACCAACAACCTCTTCACCCTCGGCCAGCAGCAGTGGGTGCTGCGCAAGTTCCCGCCGCCGGTGACCGCCACCAAGGCCACCACCCCCGCCGCCCGCAACCCGGTGCAGCCCGCCAAGTCGGGTGGCCTGTTCGGGCGTGGCAAGTCGGCCCCGCCGGCGCCGGTCAAGGCGACCGCGCCCAAGGTGGCCGGGCCGAAGCCGGGTGCCAAGCCGGTGAACCCCAAGAAGAGCCGCCCCGCCAAGCGGCAGGGCTGA
- the yidD gene encoding membrane protein insertion efficiency factor YidD yields MSPEPTAPRPTTGARVLIAPIIAYRRWISPALPARCRFYPSCSAYAQEAVARHGALRGAVLAVRRLLRCHPFHPGGHDPVPEPGGRRRADVTGAPN; encoded by the coding sequence ATGAGCCCGGAGCCCACCGCCCCCCGCCCCACAACCGGTGCCAGGGTGCTGATCGCGCCCATCATCGCGTACCGTCGGTGGATAAGTCCGGCACTGCCGGCCCGCTGTCGGTTCTACCCGTCGTGCAGTGCGTACGCCCAGGAGGCGGTGGCCCGGCACGGCGCGCTCCGGGGAGCTGTGCTGGCGGTCCGGCGACTGCTGCGCTGCCACCCCTTCCACCCTGGTGGACATGACCCGGTGCCGGAGCCGGGCGGTCGCCGTCGTGCCGATGTGACTGGAGCACCGAATTGA
- the rnpA gene encoding ribonuclease P protein component: MLAAAQRLRRSTDFAAAVRGGRRAGRGAVVVHLTVPTTADRSTPTSPEPARDNGAEQPSTPTRAGFVVSKAIGNAVVRNRVRRRLRALVRERLAVLPAGSTLVVRALPAAAEASYPRLAADLDAAIAVARSPRERRSR, encoded by the coding sequence GTGCTGGCCGCCGCACAGCGACTGCGGCGCAGCACTGACTTCGCCGCAGCGGTCCGCGGTGGCCGACGCGCCGGACGAGGCGCCGTCGTGGTCCACCTGACCGTGCCGACGACCGCCGACCGCAGCACACCGACCTCGCCGGAGCCGGCGCGGGACAACGGTGCGGAGCAACCCTCCACGCCGACCCGCGCCGGCTTCGTCGTGTCCAAGGCCATCGGCAACGCGGTGGTCCGGAACCGGGTCCGGCGTCGGCTTCGGGCGCTGGTCCGGGAGCGGCTGGCTGTGCTTCCCGCCGGCAGCACCCTGGTCGTCCGAGCGCTTCCGGCGGCGGCCGAGGCGTCGTACCCCCGACTCGCCGCCGACCTGGACGCCGCCATCGCCGTCGCCCGGTCACCCAGGGAGCGGAGGTCCCGATGA
- the rpmH gene encoding 50S ribosomal protein L34, which yields MTKRTYQPNNRRRAKTHGFRLRMRTRAGRAILSSRRAKGRTTLSA from the coding sequence GTGACCAAGCGCACCTACCAGCCGAACAACCGCCGGCGCGCGAAGACCCACGGCTTCCGGCTGCGCATGCGCACCCGTGCCGGCCGTGCCATCCTCTCGAGCCGCCGCGCCAAGGGTCGCACCACCCTGTCGGCCTGA
- the dnaA gene encoding chromosomal replication initiator protein DnaA, whose translation MLHPRTRRARDGRLADSGGREQRRGGGTTVAGTTDLAAVWLAATDELADEIISAQQRAYLRLTRLRAIVEDTALLSVPDAFTRDVIESRLRPAITEALTRRLGRPIQVAVTVRVAEDTAGRPAGTVYRSAPEQGSIDAEGSPAGPSDDEHSGRSATDALIPEQQHPARAHEPAAPPAPSGPPLADGHRSGLIPASRDGQEALFSAAFVEPLRTPRPAPDRRGYDEQTARQDPPGPDTRPYEPRYREDAASPRDQHVIRALPRDSGTDSGPGRSAVDHRTGGRDDRRLPGADTGGNRLNPKYMFETFVIGSSNRFAHAASVAVAESPAKAYNPLFIYGSSGLGKTHLLHAIGHYATTLGNARSVRYVSTEEFTNDFINSLRDDKTSAFQRRYRDVDILLIDDIQFLENRERTQEEFFHTFNTLHNANKQIVITSDRSPKQLATLEDRLRTRFEWGLLADIQPPDLETRIAILQKKAAQERLYAPPDVLEFIASRVSNSIRELEGALIRVTAFASLTRSTVELSLAEEVLRDFIPDGAGPEITADQIMVSTADYFGVSLEDLRGQSRSRVLVNARQVAMYLCRELTELSLPRIGQAFGGRDHTTVMHADRKIRQQMAERRSLYNQIAELTNRIKQNT comes from the coding sequence ATGTTGCACCCGCGAACGCGGCGGGCCCGGGACGGCCGGCTGGCAGACAGCGGCGGCCGGGAGCAGAGGCGAGGGGGTGGCACGACGGTGGCCGGTACGACCGACCTTGCCGCGGTGTGGTTAGCGGCGACCGACGAGCTCGCCGACGAGATCATCTCCGCCCAGCAGCGCGCCTACCTCCGACTGACCCGGCTCCGGGCGATCGTCGAGGACACCGCGCTGCTCTCCGTCCCGGACGCGTTCACCCGCGACGTGATCGAGTCACGGCTGCGCCCGGCGATCACCGAGGCGCTCACCCGGCGGCTCGGCCGGCCGATCCAGGTCGCGGTCACCGTGCGGGTGGCCGAGGACACCGCCGGCCGCCCGGCTGGCACCGTCTACCGCAGCGCCCCCGAGCAGGGGTCGATCGACGCCGAGGGTTCGCCCGCCGGCCCGTCCGACGACGAGCATTCCGGCCGGTCGGCGACCGATGCGCTCATTCCTGAACAGCAGCACCCGGCGCGAGCGCACGAGCCTGCCGCGCCACCGGCTCCGTCCGGTCCGCCGCTCGCCGACGGGCACCGGTCCGGGCTGATTCCGGCCAGCCGCGACGGGCAGGAGGCGTTGTTCAGCGCCGCGTTCGTGGAGCCGCTGCGGACGCCCCGCCCGGCGCCGGACCGGCGCGGCTACGACGAGCAGACTGCCCGCCAGGACCCGCCGGGCCCGGACACCCGGCCCTACGAGCCCCGCTACCGCGAGGACGCGGCGTCACCGCGGGACCAGCACGTGATCCGTGCGCTGCCCCGGGACAGCGGGACCGACAGCGGTCCGGGTCGCAGTGCTGTGGATCATCGCACCGGGGGCCGTGACGACCGCCGGCTGCCCGGCGCCGACACCGGCGGCAACCGGCTCAACCCGAAGTACATGTTCGAGACGTTCGTCATCGGCTCGTCCAACCGGTTCGCCCATGCGGCGAGCGTGGCGGTGGCCGAGTCACCGGCGAAGGCGTACAACCCGCTGTTCATCTACGGCAGCTCCGGGCTGGGCAAGACGCACCTGCTGCACGCCATCGGGCACTACGCCACGACGCTCGGCAACGCGCGCTCGGTGCGGTACGTCTCGACCGAGGAGTTCACCAACGACTTCATCAACTCGCTCCGGGACGACAAGACCAGCGCGTTCCAGCGGCGCTACCGCGACGTCGACATCCTGCTGATCGACGACATCCAGTTCCTGGAGAACCGCGAGCGCACCCAGGAGGAGTTCTTCCACACCTTCAACACGCTGCACAACGCCAACAAGCAGATCGTGATCACGTCGGACCGGTCGCCCAAGCAGCTCGCCACGCTGGAGGACCGGCTGCGCACCCGGTTCGAGTGGGGTCTGCTCGCCGACATCCAGCCGCCGGACCTGGAGACCCGGATCGCGATCTTGCAGAAGAAGGCGGCGCAGGAGCGGCTCTACGCCCCGCCGGACGTGCTGGAGTTCATCGCCTCCCGGGTGTCGAACTCGATCCGCGAACTGGAGGGCGCGCTGATCCGGGTGACCGCGTTCGCCAGCCTGACCCGGTCGACCGTCGAGCTCTCGCTGGCCGAGGAGGTCCTGCGGGACTTCATCCCGGACGGCGCCGGTCCGGAGATCACCGCGGACCAGATCATGGTCTCCACGGCGGACTACTTCGGGGTGAGCCTGGAGGACCTGCGTGGTCAGTCCCGCTCCCGGGTGCTGGTCAACGCCCGCCAGGTGGCCATGTACCTGTGCCGGGAGTTGACCGAGTTGTCGCTTCCCCGGATCGGGCAGGCCTTCGGTGGCCGGGACCACACCACGGTCATGCACGCCGACCGCAAGATCCGCCAGCAGATGGCCGAACGGCGCTCGCTCTACAACCAGATCGCCGAGCTGACCAACCGGATCAAACAGAACACCTGA
- the dnaN gene encoding DNA polymerase III subunit beta — translation MKFRVERDALAEAVAWTAKSLPSRPSVPVLAGVMLRVTDGNLRVSGFDYEVSSQVTVEVQGDADGAALVSGRLLAEITKALPAKPVDIAAVGAHLELVCGSARFTLPTMPVEDYPALPEMPQSAGTVDAAAFATAVSQVAIAAGRDETLPMMTGVRVELSGSTLSMLATDRYRLALREIQWRPDDPEVSINALVPARTLNDTAKALGPLGGEVTLALAQGAAGEGMVGLAGGTRRTTSRLLDGANYPPVRSLFPATHNAEARVPVSTLIEVVKRVALVAERTTPVLLSFSADGLVVEAGGSEEARASEAMEATFTGDALTIGFNPQYLIDGLANLGSQTAMLSFVDAFKPAVISPAGEDGEVIPGYRYLIMPIRVSR, via the coding sequence ATGAAGTTCCGAGTGGAGCGCGACGCGCTCGCCGAGGCCGTGGCCTGGACCGCGAAGAGCCTGCCGAGCCGGCCGTCCGTACCGGTGCTGGCAGGGGTGATGCTGCGCGTCACCGACGGCAACCTGCGGGTCTCCGGGTTCGACTACGAGGTCTCCAGCCAGGTCACCGTCGAGGTGCAGGGCGACGCCGACGGCGCCGCGCTGGTCTCAGGTCGCCTGCTCGCCGAGATCACCAAGGCACTGCCAGCCAAGCCGGTAGACATCGCCGCCGTCGGCGCCCACCTCGAGCTGGTCTGCGGCAGCGCCCGGTTCACCCTGCCCACCATGCCGGTGGAGGACTATCCCGCGCTGCCCGAGATGCCGCAGAGCGCCGGCACGGTCGACGCCGCCGCGTTCGCCACCGCCGTTTCCCAGGTGGCCATCGCCGCCGGCCGCGACGAGACGCTGCCGATGATGACCGGCGTCCGCGTCGAGCTCTCCGGCAGCACCCTGTCGATGCTCGCCACCGACCGCTACCGGCTGGCGCTGCGCGAGATCCAGTGGCGGCCGGACGACCCCGAGGTGAGCATCAACGCCCTGGTGCCGGCTCGCACCCTGAACGACACCGCCAAGGCGCTCGGCCCGCTGGGTGGCGAGGTCACCCTCGCCCTCGCCCAGGGCGCGGCGGGTGAGGGCATGGTCGGCCTCGCCGGTGGCACCCGACGCACCACCAGCCGGCTGCTCGACGGAGCCAACTACCCGCCGGTGCGCTCGCTCTTCCCGGCCACCCACAACGCCGAGGCCCGGGTGCCGGTCAGCACCCTGATCGAGGTGGTCAAGCGGGTCGCGCTGGTCGCCGAGCGGACCACCCCGGTGCTGCTCAGTTTCAGCGCCGACGGTCTCGTGGTCGAGGCCGGCGGCTCGGAGGAGGCGCGGGCCAGCGAGGCGATGGAGGCCACCTTCACCGGCGACGCGCTGACCATCGGGTTCAACCCGCAGTACCTCATCGACGGCCTGGCCAACCTGGGCTCCCAGACCGCCATGCTCTCGTTCGTCGACGCCTTCAAGCCCGCGGTGATCTCACCCGCCGGCGAGGATGGCGAGGTCATTCCGGGGTACCGGTACCTCATCATGCCGATCCGCGTGTCCCGCTGA
- the gnd gene encoding phosphogluconate dehydrogenase (NAD(+)-dependent, decarboxylating): MQLGLVGLGRMGGNMRERLRAAGHEVVGFDHNAQISDVTTLAGLAEKLESPRAVWVMVPAAVTDATIDELAAVLGEGDIIIDGGNSRFSDDAPRAERLNERGIGYLDVGVSGGVWGRQNGYALMVGGAQEHVDRLMPIFDALKPEGEFGFVHAGPVGAGHYSKMVHNGIEYGLMHAYAEGYELLAASELVTNVPGVFKSWREGTVVRSWLLDLLDRALDEDPELAELSGYTEDTGEGRWTVDEAVRLAVPLNVITASLFARFASRQEDSPAMKAVAALRQQFGGHAVHKR, encoded by the coding sequence ATGCAGCTCGGCCTGGTAGGACTCGGCCGTATGGGCGGCAACATGCGGGAGCGGTTGCGGGCCGCCGGCCACGAGGTGGTCGGCTTCGATCACAACGCGCAGATCAGTGACGTGACGACCCTCGCCGGGCTGGCTGAGAAGCTCGAGTCGCCGCGCGCGGTCTGGGTCATGGTGCCCGCCGCAGTCACGGACGCGACCATCGACGAGCTCGCCGCGGTGCTCGGCGAGGGTGACATCATCATCGACGGCGGCAACTCCCGGTTCAGCGACGACGCCCCGCGCGCCGAGCGGCTCAACGAGCGCGGCATCGGCTACCTGGACGTCGGCGTCTCCGGCGGCGTCTGGGGCCGGCAGAACGGCTACGCGCTGATGGTCGGCGGCGCCCAGGAGCACGTCGACCGGCTGATGCCGATCTTCGACGCGCTCAAGCCCGAGGGCGAGTTCGGCTTCGTGCACGCCGGGCCGGTCGGCGCCGGGCACTACTCCAAGATGGTGCACAACGGCATCGAGTACGGCCTGATGCACGCCTACGCCGAGGGCTACGAGCTGCTGGCCGCCTCCGAGCTGGTGACCAACGTGCCGGGGGTGTTCAAGTCCTGGCGGGAGGGGACCGTGGTCCGCTCCTGGCTGCTCGACCTGCTGGACCGCGCGCTCGACGAGGACCCGGAGCTGGCCGAGCTGAGCGGTTACACGGAGGACACCGGCGAGGGTCGGTGGACGGTCGACGAGGCGGTCCGGCTGGCCGTGCCGCTGAACGTCATCACCGCCTCGCTGTTCGCCCGGTTCGCCTCCCGGCAGGAAGACTCGCCCGCCATGAAGGCCGTCGCCGCGCTGCGTCAGCAGTTCGGCGGCCACGCCGTGCACAAGCGCTGA
- the recF gene encoding DNA replication/repair protein RecF (All proteins in this family for which functions are known are DNA-binding proteins that assist the filamentation of RecA onto DNA for the initiation of recombination or recombinational repair.), translated as MYVHRLELVDFRSYERVAVDLQPGANVLIGANGVGKTNLVEALGYVATLDSHRVATDAPLVRMGATSAVIRCAVVHDGRELLVELEIVPGKANRARLGRSPARRARDVLGALRLVLFAPEDLELVRGDPAERRRYLDDLLVNRQPRYAGVRADYERVVKQRNALLRTAYLARKTGGSRGGDLGTLAVWDTHLAQHGAELLAGRLELVAALTPHVSKAYDAVAAGRGAAGIAYRPSIELAEPTTDRGELAAALTAALAASRSAEIERGTTLVGPHRDELALTLGPLPAKGYASHGESWSFALALRLAGYDLLRADGIEPVLVLDDVFAELDTGRRERLAELVGGASQLLVTCAVDDDVPAALRGIRYQVGEGTVRRVG; from the coding sequence GTGTATGTCCACCGGCTGGAACTGGTCGACTTCCGCTCGTACGAGCGGGTCGCCGTCGACCTCCAGCCGGGGGCGAACGTCCTGATCGGCGCCAACGGCGTCGGCAAGACCAACCTCGTCGAGGCGCTGGGCTACGTGGCGACCCTGGACTCGCACCGGGTCGCCACGGACGCGCCGCTGGTCCGGATGGGCGCCACCTCGGCGGTGATCCGCTGCGCGGTGGTGCACGACGGCCGTGAGCTCCTGGTCGAGCTGGAGATCGTGCCCGGCAAGGCCAACCGGGCCCGACTGGGCCGATCCCCGGCGCGGCGGGCCCGGGACGTGCTGGGCGCCCTGCGACTGGTGCTCTTCGCGCCCGAGGATCTGGAGCTGGTCCGGGGCGACCCGGCCGAGCGCCGTCGCTACCTGGACGACCTGCTGGTCAACCGGCAGCCCCGGTACGCCGGCGTGCGGGCCGACTACGAGCGGGTGGTCAAGCAGCGCAACGCCCTGCTGCGTACCGCGTACCTGGCCCGCAAGACCGGCGGCTCCCGGGGCGGCGACCTCGGCACCCTCGCCGTCTGGGACACCCACCTGGCCCAGCACGGCGCGGAGCTGTTGGCCGGCCGGCTGGAGCTGGTCGCCGCGCTCACCCCGCACGTGTCCAAGGCGTACGACGCGGTGGCCGCCGGGCGTGGAGCCGCGGGCATCGCCTACCGGCCCTCGATCGAGCTGGCCGAGCCGACCACCGACCGTGGCGAGTTGGCCGCCGCGCTGACCGCCGCGCTCGCCGCGTCCCGCTCCGCCGAGATCGAACGGGGCACCACCCTGGTCGGCCCGCACCGCGACGAGCTGGCGCTGACCCTCGGTCCGCTACCCGCCAAGGGGTACGCCAGCCACGGCGAGTCCTGGTCGTTCGCGCTCGCGCTGCGACTGGCCGGGTACGACCTGCTGCGCGCCGACGGCATCGAGCCGGTGCTGGTGCTCGACGACGTCTTCGCCGAGCTGGACACCGGCCGCCGGGAGCGGCTGGCGGAGCTGGTCGGCGGCGCGAGCCAACTGCTGGTCACCTGTGCGGTGGACGACGACGTGCCGGCCGCTCTGCGGGGCATCCGCTACCAGGTCGGCGAGGGGACGGTACGCCGTGTCGGATGA
- a CDS encoding DUF721 domain-containing protein, which produces MSDESRPDRPDAGRDDRRASDAASAGTPGSKATGGDGGGQPDAATGPELARAVLDAALSRRQTAARARRTPGGGDGGDGSGRRLRGYSGPGPDPRDPQPLSVVLNRLMKARGWQQPAAEATVFGAWERVVGAEVAQHSRPVKLENGELTVEARSTAWATQLRLLAGSLLKQIGREVGHNVVRKLHIHGPAAPSWSKGPRRVRGRGPRDTYG; this is translated from the coding sequence GTGTCGGATGAGTCACGCCCCGACCGTCCGGACGCTGGCCGGGATGACCGGCGGGCCAGCGATGCCGCGTCCGCGGGTACCCCGGGGTCGAAGGCGACCGGGGGCGACGGCGGCGGGCAGCCGGATGCCGCCACCGGGCCGGAGCTGGCCCGGGCGGTGCTCGACGCGGCGTTGTCGCGGCGGCAGACGGCGGCCCGCGCCCGGCGTACCCCCGGGGGCGGCGACGGCGGCGACGGCTCTGGGCGGCGGCTGCGCGGCTACTCCGGCCCGGGCCCGGACCCGCGCGACCCGCAGCCGCTCAGCGTGGTGCTGAACCGGTTGATGAAGGCGCGTGGCTGGCAGCAGCCGGCGGCCGAGGCCACGGTGTTCGGTGCCTGGGAGCGGGTGGTGGGCGCGGAGGTCGCCCAGCACAGCCGCCCGGTCAAGCTGGAGAACGGCGAGCTGACCGTGGAGGCCCGCTCGACCGCCTGGGCGACGCAGCTGCGGCTGCTCGCCGGTTCGCTGCTCAAGCAGATCGGCCGGGAGGTCGGCCACAACGTGGTGCGCAAGCTGCACATCCACGGCCCGGCCGCGCCGTCCTGGTCCAAGGGCCCGCGTCGGGTACGCGGCCGGGGGCCGCGGGACACCTACGGCTGA
- a CDS encoding MarR family winged helix-turn-helix transcriptional regulator has product MSEKPEGVDPLALEQQVCFALSVAARSVVAVYRPLLEPMGLTHPQYLVMLALWQHAPLSGRDLSRLLQLDPGTLSPLLKRLEAAGYLRRERDAADERSLAVTLTASGVALRSQAELIPAAIVQRLGLPVEDLQHLHAVLTQVIAAANRPRGDDQSAADPEPAGQASA; this is encoded by the coding sequence ATGAGCGAGAAACCGGAAGGCGTCGACCCGCTGGCGCTGGAGCAGCAGGTCTGTTTCGCCCTCTCGGTGGCCGCGCGCAGCGTGGTGGCGGTCTACCGGCCGCTCCTGGAACCGATGGGGCTGACCCATCCGCAGTACCTGGTCATGTTGGCCCTCTGGCAGCACGCACCGCTGTCCGGCCGTGACCTCAGCCGGCTGTTGCAGCTCGATCCGGGCACCCTGTCGCCCCTGCTTAAGCGGCTCGAAGCCGCCGGCTACCTGCGCCGCGAGCGCGACGCCGCCGACGAGCGCAGCCTCGCCGTCACCCTCACCGCCAGCGGTGTCGCACTACGGAGCCAGGCCGAGCTGATCCCGGCCGCGATCGTGCAGCGACTCGGCCTGCCGGTCGAGGACCTGCAACACCTGCACGCGGTGCTGACCCAGGTGATCGCCGCGGCCAACCGGCCCCGGGGCGACGACCAGAGCGCCGCCGACCCCGAGCCGGCCGGTCAGGCGTCGGCGTAG